In Afipia sp. GAS231, a single window of DNA contains:
- a CDS encoding autotransporter domain-containing protein: MGWVACRFEKAALASVTVALTLLIAVAATHPATAQTPAQAQPQAQVQVNQTFVSQGPAAEFGNYNWIGAADLTPNGTAAGAVQAVLLDPALGAGTIFAGSPNGGIWMSSNGGANWTALTSNQASLSISSLSLDPMDPKGKTIIAGIGMTDNGEYSQFNLAHGASGALTGLLYTTNGGASWSALSLGVGSPESVVSAMVRGSTILAATYEVQAPNGSTTGYGLFRSTDGGVSFTNMATVASSRLPAGAVTSLVADPSDPTTFYAAVKNSSNIGATAVYVSHDMGETWTSIFTKTDSHRLIVSGGDPTTITLAAGPDHSVAIAVSDLTTKSLAGVFLSSSSGGWNKLTHVPNVVAGLGQTPVNLHIAIDPGNQNIVYLTGDGNSSASGVAERLKYDPLSNVTTLASLTFEGTGTGQNASTLHSDSRAITFDPAGNMIVATDGGIYLRTNPQGDGTWQGGTGTWQGLNGNLNVFEGYTVAYDANSKRVAIALQDNGSALQHLAGSGQFDIINGGDGTNVAINDRTLNSPTTPLASRQSAIYSTTANFGLPSRLIVNADGSVADPQPYDSVLHPGGVPIRCADAASPTYTFCVDVVHAGPAFSALFLLNRVDPSLIAISGATNVFTTQDTLSGANGPTATTVNLFLTDLGAVGIGTPSVISYGANDNTQAIVVGASGNPNNNFANGSVWFSATGATNSLAQLTGYNGDTPTGIVFDNRSSAHLYVADATNIYYTTSNTSAAATFNQVASSLLPAGFTRPTSVEFIANNGVNALLVGGLNTTLSCTLGVQNGCIIQPTQSPITVADADINGTPSNWRAFGQGLPNALVYQMAYNPAVDVLAVSSIGAGAYVLYDVTSYFQQATTLQFGLANNDSRPDASYLTDGSVGVRPLIKYGTGTLTIAGDASYTGGTTIKDGALVLGNGGASGSVRGNIAFCADTSDVYCNASTNKFLMFNRSDIYTFAGSITGAGQLKQEGPGTTVLSGQSTYTGPTSVDAGTLSVTGSIASAVSVNSGGVLAGSGTVGSTTINPGGLLAPSNPGAPLTVQGNLAFATAGAYLVEISNNLADRVNVTGSAALAGTVYAVLVGTTVSKRYTILNATGGITGTFAGINNLPATLPGTLSYDANNVLLNLSLNYNALGSLNTNQQNVANVLSRFFNANGSIPVSFATLTSSALSQVAGESATGSQQTTFQAMTQFVTMLLDPFIGGRERAPAPPPATGYAEDDSASANAARGQRLSANERAAYAAVFTKAPLRQFYDPHWSVWASALGGSQTTDGNAVTGSNGTTSRIFGMAAGADYLLSPHTIAGFALAGGGTSFSVANGGTGRSDLFQAGAFVRHTSGAAYVSAALAYGWQDVTADRLVIADKLHAEFNANALSGRVEGGYRFATRWFGIAPYAAGQFTSFFLPAYAETAIFGANNFALAYGAQTVTDARTELGFRTDRSFALTTGLLTLRSRVAWAHDYNPGRAVAATFQTLPGASFVVNGAAQASDAALAGASAELIWRSGWSASATFEGEFSNVTASYTGRGTVRYVW; this comes from the coding sequence ATGGGGTGGGTGGCGTGCCGCTTCGAAAAGGCGGCTTTGGCGTCGGTAACGGTTGCGCTGACGTTGCTGATCGCCGTCGCAGCAACGCATCCCGCTACCGCGCAGACCCCGGCTCAGGCTCAGCCGCAGGCCCAGGTCCAGGTCAATCAAACCTTCGTATCGCAAGGACCGGCGGCTGAATTCGGCAACTACAACTGGATCGGAGCCGCCGACCTGACGCCGAACGGCACCGCAGCCGGCGCCGTGCAGGCGGTGCTGCTCGACCCGGCGCTTGGCGCGGGAACGATATTTGCCGGCTCGCCCAACGGCGGAATCTGGATGAGCAGCAACGGCGGTGCCAACTGGACGGCGCTCACCAGCAACCAGGCATCGCTGTCGATCTCGAGTCTCAGCCTCGATCCGATGGACCCCAAAGGCAAGACGATCATCGCGGGCATCGGCATGACCGACAACGGCGAGTACAGCCAGTTCAACCTTGCCCATGGCGCCAGCGGCGCCCTGACCGGACTGCTCTATACCACCAACGGCGGTGCGAGCTGGAGTGCGCTGTCGCTGGGTGTTGGGTCCCCCGAGAGTGTGGTCAGCGCGATGGTGCGCGGCAGTACGATCCTGGCTGCAACATACGAAGTGCAGGCGCCCAACGGCAGCACCACGGGCTATGGCCTTTTTCGCAGCACCGACGGCGGGGTCAGCTTCACAAATATGGCGACCGTTGCCAGCAGCAGGTTGCCGGCCGGCGCCGTGACCTCGCTGGTCGCCGATCCCAGCGATCCCACCACTTTCTACGCCGCGGTAAAGAACTCCAGCAACATTGGCGCGACCGCCGTCTATGTCAGCCACGACATGGGCGAGACCTGGACGTCGATCTTCACAAAAACCGACAGCCACCGCCTGATCGTATCCGGCGGTGACCCAACGACGATCACGCTTGCCGCGGGTCCTGACCATTCGGTCGCGATCGCCGTCAGCGACCTCACGACGAAATCGCTCGCCGGAGTGTTCCTGTCATCAAGCTCCGGCGGCTGGAATAAATTAACCCATGTACCCAACGTCGTCGCCGGCCTCGGTCAGACGCCGGTGAATCTTCATATCGCCATCGATCCCGGTAACCAGAACATCGTCTATCTCACGGGTGACGGCAACAGTTCGGCCTCGGGCGTCGCCGAGCGTCTGAAGTACGATCCGCTCAGCAACGTCACGACGCTCGCCAGCCTCACCTTCGAAGGTACCGGCACCGGCCAGAACGCCAGCACGCTCCACTCCGACTCGCGCGCGATCACATTCGACCCGGCCGGCAACATGATCGTGGCGACCGACGGCGGCATCTATCTGCGCACCAATCCGCAAGGCGACGGCACCTGGCAGGGCGGTACCGGGACCTGGCAGGGCTTGAACGGTAACCTCAACGTGTTCGAGGGCTATACCGTCGCCTACGACGCCAACAGCAAGCGCGTTGCGATCGCCCTGCAGGACAACGGCTCGGCGTTGCAGCACCTCGCGGGCAGCGGACAGTTCGATATCATCAACGGCGGCGACGGCACCAATGTTGCCATCAACGACCGCACGCTCAATTCTCCGACCACGCCGCTGGCGTCGAGACAGAGCGCGATCTACTCGACCACGGCGAATTTCGGGCTTCCGTCCCGCCTGATTGTCAACGCGGATGGATCGGTGGCGGATCCCCAGCCGTACGATTCCGTGCTGCATCCCGGCGGCGTTCCGATCAGATGCGCGGACGCCGCCAGCCCGACCTATACGTTCTGCGTGGACGTCGTGCACGCGGGGCCGGCCTTCTCGGCGCTGTTCCTCCTGAACCGGGTCGATCCCAGCCTGATTGCCATCAGCGGCGCCACCAATGTCTTCACGACGCAGGACACGCTGTCCGGCGCCAACGGCCCCACCGCGACCACGGTCAATCTGTTTCTGACCGATCTTGGAGCCGTGGGAATCGGTACGCCGAGCGTCATCAGCTATGGCGCAAACGACAACACGCAGGCCATCGTCGTCGGCGCTTCCGGGAATCCCAACAACAATTTCGCAAACGGGTCGGTCTGGTTCAGCGCCACCGGCGCGACCAACTCGCTGGCCCAGCTCACTGGCTACAACGGGGATACCCCGACCGGTATCGTGTTCGACAATCGGAGCTCCGCGCACCTGTATGTGGCCGATGCCACCAACATCTATTACACGACCAGCAACACAAGTGCGGCCGCGACCTTCAACCAGGTGGCGTCGAGCCTGTTGCCGGCGGGCTTCACCCGTCCGACCTCGGTCGAATTCATCGCCAATAACGGCGTCAATGCGTTGCTCGTCGGCGGTCTGAACACGACGCTTTCCTGCACGCTCGGAGTGCAGAACGGCTGCATCATCCAGCCGACGCAGAGCCCGATCACGGTCGCCGATGCCGATATCAACGGGACGCCGTCGAACTGGCGTGCGTTCGGCCAGGGCCTGCCTAACGCGCTGGTCTATCAGATGGCCTATAACCCGGCGGTCGATGTGCTCGCGGTGTCCTCGATCGGCGCCGGCGCTTATGTGCTCTATGACGTCACCAGCTACTTCCAGCAGGCCACCACGCTGCAATTCGGCCTTGCCAACAACGATTCCCGGCCGGACGCGTCGTATCTCACCGACGGCAGTGTCGGCGTGCGTCCGTTGATCAAATACGGCACCGGCACGCTGACGATCGCGGGCGATGCGAGCTATACCGGCGGCACCACGATCAAGGATGGCGCGCTCGTGCTCGGTAATGGTGGTGCGAGCGGCAGCGTACGCGGCAATATCGCGTTCTGCGCAGACACGAGCGATGTCTATTGCAACGCCTCGACCAACAAGTTCCTCATGTTCAACCGATCCGACATCTACACGTTTGCCGGCAGCATCACGGGCGCCGGCCAATTGAAACAGGAAGGGCCGGGCACCACCGTACTGAGCGGCCAGAGCACCTACACCGGCCCGACCAGCGTCGATGCCGGAACACTCTCGGTGACCGGCTCGATCGCCTCGGCGGTATCAGTCAATTCCGGCGGCGTGCTCGCGGGCAGCGGCACGGTCGGCTCGACCACGATCAATCCCGGTGGCCTGCTGGCGCCGTCCAATCCCGGCGCGCCGCTTACCGTGCAGGGCAACCTCGCGTTCGCGACCGCCGGCGCCTACCTCGTCGAGATCAGCAACAACCTGGCGGATCGCGTCAACGTCACGGGCAGCGCCGCGCTCGCGGGCACGGTCTATGCGGTGCTGGTCGGGACGACCGTGTCGAAGCGGTACACGATCCTCAATGCAACCGGCGGCATCACGGGGACCTTCGCGGGCATCAACAATCTGCCGGCGACGCTGCCGGGCACGCTGAGCTACGATGCGAACAATGTCCTTCTCAATCTGTCGCTGAACTACAACGCGCTCGGCAGCCTCAACACCAACCAGCAGAACGTCGCCAACGTGCTGTCCCGCTTCTTCAACGCCAATGGCAGCATTCCCGTCAGCTTTGCGACGCTGACGTCATCGGCGCTGTCGCAGGTCGCGGGCGAGAGCGCGACCGGCTCGCAGCAGACGACGTTCCAGGCGATGACGCAGTTCGTCACGATGCTGCTCGATCCCTTCATCGGCGGACGTGAGCGCGCGCCGGCGCCGCCGCCCGCGACGGGTTACGCCGAAGACGATAGCGCCAGCGCCAATGCTGCGCGCGGTCAAAGGTTGTCGGCAAACGAGCGCGCCGCCTATGCCGCCGTCTTCACCAAGGCGCCGCTGCGCCAGTTCTATGACCCGCACTGGAGCGTATGGGCCTCCGCGCTCGGCGGCTCGCAGACGACCGACGGCAATGCCGTGACGGGATCGAACGGAACCACCAGCCGCATCTTCGGCATGGCCGCGGGCGCGGACTATCTGCTCTCGCCGCACACCATTGCGGGCTTCGCTCTCGCCGGCGGCGGTACCAGTTTCAGCGTTGCCAATGGCGGCACCGGCCGCTCCGACCTGTTCCAGGCCGGCGCCTTCGTGCGGCATACGTCCGGTGCGGCCTATGTCTCGGCCGCGCTCGCCTATGGCTGGCAGGACGTCACCGCCGACCGCCTGGTCATCGCCGACAAGCTCCATGCCGAGTTCAACGCCAACGCGCTGTCAGGGCGCGTCGAGGGCGGCTATCGCTTCGCCACCCGGTGGTTCGGCATTGCGCCTTATGCAGCGGGGCAGTTCACGAGCTTCTTCCTGCCGGCCTATGCGGAAACCGCGATCTTCGGCGCCAACAATTTTGCGCTGGCGTATGGCGCGCAGACGGTGACGGATGCGCGCACCGAGCTTGGCTTCCGCACGGATCGATCCTTTGCGTTGACGACAGGACTACTCACACTACGCAGCCGGGTGGCTTGGGCGCATGACTACAATCCCGGCCGCGCCGTTGCCGCCACCTTCCAGACCCTGCCGGGCGCGTCCTTTGTCGTGAACGGTGCGGCGCAGGCAAGCGATGCGGCGCTGGCGGGTGCTTCCGCCGAGCTGATATGGCGGAGCGGCTGGTCGGCCTCAGCGACCTTCGAGGGCGAGTTCTCCAACGTCACCGCCAGTTACACGGGCAGGGGGACGGTAAGGTACGTGTGGTAA
- a CDS encoding sensor histidine kinase — protein MTPATPTLLYIDDDAGLARLVDRGLTRAGFKVVHAEGGEQGLARLAQGGIDAVALDQYMPGLDGLETLERILAIPGAPPVVFVTASQDSAIAVTALKAGAADYLVKDAQGEFIPLLQVAVNGALRQAAMQRARDEAEAEVHASRDRYAALAAEREVLLREVNHRVGNSLQIIASLLHLQANSATQDDVKAALTNAMGRVAAVAQVHRRLYTSHDLKSVLLNQYLEALLEDLRRSAEGNKMSRLTLTAEPIEIDPDRAVAIGIIVNELVMNAVKYAYPDGAGPIHVELTSDGDDIVLAIADDGVGLNVKVDPRSTGMGQRIVSAMASKLEADVERDPAHSGTRIVLHFRRVQKPPASKSASAAAS, from the coding sequence ATGACCCCAGCGACGCCGACACTGCTGTATATCGACGACGACGCCGGCTTGGCGCGGCTGGTCGACCGCGGCCTGACGCGTGCCGGCTTCAAGGTCGTGCATGCGGAAGGCGGCGAGCAAGGACTGGCGCGGCTGGCGCAAGGCGGCATCGACGCCGTCGCGCTCGACCAGTACATGCCCGGTCTCGACGGCCTGGAGACGCTGGAGCGGATTCTCGCGATACCCGGCGCACCTCCGGTGGTGTTCGTCACGGCCTCGCAGGATTCGGCGATTGCGGTCACCGCGCTGAAGGCCGGCGCGGCCGACTATCTGGTCAAGGACGCGCAGGGCGAATTCATTCCGCTGCTGCAGGTCGCCGTCAACGGCGCGCTCAGGCAGGCCGCGATGCAGCGGGCCCGCGACGAGGCCGAAGCCGAGGTCCACGCTTCCCGCGACCGTTACGCGGCGCTGGCGGCCGAGCGCGAGGTGCTGCTGCGCGAGGTCAATCACCGCGTCGGCAACAGCCTGCAGATCATCGCGTCGCTGTTGCATTTGCAGGCCAATTCCGCGACCCAGGACGACGTCAAGGCGGCGCTGACCAACGCAATGGGACGCGTCGCCGCGGTGGCGCAGGTGCACCGCCGGCTCTACACCTCGCACGACCTGAAGAGCGTGTTGCTGAATCAATATCTCGAAGCGTTGCTGGAAGACCTCCGACGCTCCGCCGAAGGCAACAAGATGTCGCGGCTGACGCTCACCGCCGAACCGATCGAGATCGACCCGGATCGCGCGGTTGCCATCGGCATCATCGTCAACGAACTGGTGATGAACGCCGTGAAATATGCCTATCCCGACGGCGCCGGCCCGATCCATGTCGAGCTCACATCTGACGGTGACGACATCGTTCTGGCGATCGCCGACGACGGCGTCGGCCTCAACGTCAAGGTCGACCCGCGTTCGACCGGCATGGGCCAACGTATCGTCAGCGCCATGGCCTCCAAGCTGGAAGCCGATGTCGAACGCGATCCGGCCCATAGCGGCACTAGGATCGTGCTGCATTTCCGCCGCGTCCAGAAGCCGCCGGCGTCGAAATCGGCCAGCGCCGCGGCGAGCTGA
- a CDS encoding response regulator, which yields MSNPVTIIMIEDDEGHARLIERNIRRSGVNNEIVPFTSGTDALNYLFGKDGTGLEHKGNALLILLDLNLPDTSGIDILKRVKENKYLKATPVVVLTTTDDSQEIKRCYELGCNVYITKPVNYESFANAIRQLGLFFSVIQVPPAAT from the coding sequence ATGAGCAATCCTGTCACCATCATCATGATCGAGGACGACGAGGGCCACGCCCGGCTGATCGAGCGGAATATCCGCCGATCCGGCGTCAACAATGAGATCGTGCCGTTCACGTCAGGTACAGACGCGCTGAACTACCTGTTCGGCAAGGACGGGACCGGCCTTGAGCACAAGGGCAACGCGCTGCTGATCCTGCTCGATCTCAATCTGCCCGATACCAGCGGCATCGATATTCTCAAACGGGTCAAGGAAAACAAATACCTGAAGGCGACGCCCGTCGTGGTGCTGACAACCACCGACGATTCCCAGGAAATCAAGCGTTGCTACGAACTCGGTTGTAACGTCTACATCACCAAGCCCGTGAACTACGAAAGCTTCGCCAACGCCATTCGCCAGCTCGGGCTGTTCTTTTCCGTTATTCAGGTACCGCCAGCCGCCACATGA
- a CDS encoding CHASE3 domain-containing protein translates to MADAQRRRAMGQILLLAAALLVLIAISASSVLLVNKSREDNGWVVHTVEAENQLSTLLLQIRRAESAARGYLLTSEPRFLAEHEAVAATILPDVDKLMQLTGDNSVQGDNVKRLRPPVEARLAEFARAVDFVKRNDIAGGIAMLREAGASDSVQKIGEVADAMRAEENRLFAMRTATADRTQQLASIVTVAGSGLVIALAGISILLVRRSARARDEAEVQLRDNNLNLESTVDERTADLREANDEIQRFAYIVSHDLRSPLVNIMGFTSELEELRGDIFRRIAALARTQSAAPLTADNATDTAEPVLEGADKQLSEDFTEALGFIKSSIGKMDRLISAILNLTREGRREFKPERIDTRELMEGIVSTVAHQAAEAEAQIRIEPLPNIVSDRLALEQIFSNLIDNALKYRRSGVPGDIHIRGRTKLGFAIFDVSDNGRGIDPKDHQRIFDLFRRAGTQDRPGQGIGLAHVRALVRRLGGTMSVASELHQGSTFTVTLPIKWNNTNRNRET, encoded by the coding sequence ATGGCTGATGCCCAGCGCCGGCGCGCCATGGGACAAATCCTGCTGCTTGCGGCGGCATTATTGGTGCTGATTGCGATCAGCGCGTCCTCGGTCCTGCTGGTCAACAAATCACGGGAAGACAATGGCTGGGTCGTGCACACAGTCGAGGCGGAAAACCAGCTCTCCACCCTGCTGCTGCAGATCCGCCGGGCCGAGAGCGCCGCGCGCGGCTATCTGCTGACCTCCGAGCCGCGTTTTCTGGCGGAGCACGAAGCAGTGGCTGCGACCATCCTTCCCGATGTCGACAAGCTGATGCAACTGACCGGCGACAATTCGGTTCAGGGCGACAACGTCAAACGGCTGCGGCCGCCGGTCGAGGCGCGGCTGGCCGAATTCGCCCGAGCGGTCGATTTCGTCAAACGCAACGATATCGCCGGCGGCATCGCCATGCTCCGCGAGGCTGGCGCCAGCGATTCCGTCCAGAAAATCGGCGAAGTCGCGGACGCCATGCGCGCCGAAGAAAACCGCTTGTTCGCGATGCGCACGGCGACCGCCGACCGTACCCAGCAACTGGCCTCGATCGTGACCGTGGCCGGTTCGGGCCTCGTCATCGCGCTGGCCGGCATTTCGATCCTGCTGGTGCGACGCTCGGCGCGCGCCCGTGACGAAGCGGAAGTGCAATTGCGCGACAACAATCTCAACCTCGAGAGCACGGTCGACGAGCGCACCGCCGACCTGCGCGAAGCCAATGATGAGATTCAGCGCTTCGCCTATATCGTCAGCCACGATCTGCGCTCGCCGTTGGTGAACATCATGGGCTTCACCAGCGAGCTGGAGGAATTGCGCGGCGATATCTTCAGGCGGATCGCGGCGCTCGCCCGCACGCAATCCGCAGCCCCTCTGACCGCCGATAACGCTACCGACACCGCCGAACCCGTGCTTGAAGGCGCCGACAAGCAGCTCTCGGAGGATTTCACCGAGGCGCTGGGCTTCATCAAGTCGTCGATCGGCAAGATGGACCGGCTGATATCGGCGATCCTCAACCTGACCCGCGAAGGGCGACGCGAGTTCAAGCCGGAGCGGATCGATACCCGTGAACTGATGGAAGGCATCGTTTCGACGGTCGCGCATCAGGCCGCGGAAGCCGAAGCGCAGATCCGGATCGAACCGCTGCCCAATATCGTCAGCGACCGGCTGGCACTGGAACAGATATTCTCCAATCTGATCGACAATGCGCTGAAGTATCGGAGGAGCGGCGTCCCGGGCGACATCCATATCCGCGGCCGCACCAAGCTCGGCTTTGCGATCTTCGACGTCTCCGACAACGGCCGCGGCATCGACCCCAAGGACCACCAGCGCATCTTCGATCTGTTTCGCCGCGCCGGAACCCAGGACAGACCCGGCCAGGGCATCGGCCTCGCCCATGTCCGCGCGCTGGTGCGGCGGCTCGGCGGCACCATGTCGGTCGCATCGGAACTTCATCAGGGCAGCACGTTTACGGTCACGCTGCCGATCAAATGGAACAACACCAACCGGAACCGAGAGACATGA
- the accC gene encoding acetyl-CoA carboxylase biotin carboxylase subunit — protein MFDKILIANRGEIALRVLRACKELGISTVAVHSTADADAMHVRLADESVCIGPPPSKDSYLNIPALLAACEITGADAVHPGYGFLSENARFAEILGEHNLHFIGPKAEHIRLMGDKIEAKKTAKRLGIPVVPGSDGGVGPEDDAMAIAKAIGFPVLVKAAAGGGGRGMKVAHTADELMMALSTASNEAKSAFGDASVYLEKYLQKPRHIEIQVLGDGRGGAIHLGERDCSLQRRHQKVWEEGPSPVLSAAARAKIGATCAKAMQDMKYLGVGTIEFLYEDGEFYFIEMNTRIQVEHPVTEMITDIDLVLEQIRIAAGGDLPATQAEIAIIGHAIECRVNAENPQTFRPSPGKITQFHPPGGLGVRIDSAVYQGYVIPPYYDSLVGKLIVHGKTRAECLMRLRRALDEMVVDGIETTLPLFRALVREPGIIDGDYHIHWLEQYLAGQAADGKTS, from the coding sequence ATGTTCGATAAAATCCTGATAGCCAATCGCGGCGAAATCGCCCTGCGCGTCTTGCGCGCGTGCAAGGAACTCGGCATCTCCACGGTTGCCGTGCATTCCACGGCGGACGCCGATGCGATGCATGTGCGCCTCGCTGACGAGAGCGTCTGCATCGGACCGCCGCCGTCGAAGGACAGCTATCTCAACATCCCGGCGCTGCTGGCAGCCTGCGAGATCACCGGCGCCGACGCCGTGCATCCCGGCTATGGCTTCCTGTCCGAAAACGCCCGGTTTGCCGAAATCCTCGGCGAGCACAATCTGCATTTCATCGGCCCGAAGGCCGAACACATCCGCCTGATGGGCGACAAGATCGAAGCCAAGAAGACCGCCAAGCGGCTCGGCATTCCCGTGGTGCCCGGCTCCGACGGCGGCGTCGGTCCCGAAGACGACGCGATGGCGATCGCGAAGGCGATCGGCTTTCCCGTGCTGGTGAAGGCTGCCGCCGGCGGCGGCGGACGCGGCATGAAGGTCGCACACACCGCCGACGAATTGATGATGGCGCTCTCGACCGCCTCCAACGAGGCCAAGTCGGCGTTCGGCGACGCCTCGGTCTATCTCGAGAAATACCTGCAGAAGCCGCGTCACATCGAAATCCAGGTGCTCGGCGACGGCCGTGGCGGCGCCATCCATCTCGGCGAGCGCGACTGCTCGCTGCAGCGCCGGCACCAGAAGGTGTGGGAAGAAGGCCCCTCGCCGGTTCTGTCGGCCGCTGCACGCGCCAAGATCGGCGCGACCTGCGCCAAGGCGATGCAGGACATGAAATATCTCGGTGTCGGCACCATCGAGTTCCTGTACGAGGACGGCGAGTTCTATTTCATCGAAATGAACACCCGCATCCAGGTCGAACATCCCGTCACCGAGATGATCACCGACATCGACCTCGTGCTGGAGCAGATCCGCATCGCCGCCGGCGGCGACCTGCCCGCGACGCAGGCTGAGATCGCCATCATCGGTCACGCCATCGAATGTCGCGTCAATGCGGAAAACCCGCAGACCTTCCGCCCCTCACCCGGCAAGATCACCCAGTTTCACCCGCCCGGCGGTCTCGGCGTGCGGATCGATTCCGCCGTCTACCAGGGCTACGTCATCCCGCCCTATTACGATTCCCTCGTCGGCAAGCTGATCGTCCACGGCAAGACCCGCGCCGAATGCCTGATGCGGCTGCGCCGGGCGCTTGACGAGATGGTGGTCGACGGCATCGAGACCACCCTGCCGCTGTTCCGCGCCCTGGTCCGCGAGCCCGGCATCATCGACGGCGACTATCATATCCACTGGCTGGAGCAGTACCTCGCCGGCCAGGCCGCGGACGGCAAAACTTCCTGA
- the accB gene encoding acetyl-CoA carboxylase biotin carboxyl carrier protein: protein MARQPENKAADKSSANSISNDSALIRELALLLDETSLTEIEIERAGLRVRVARTITMTASMPANYQAPASVGAGASVTPAAVADLAKHPGVVPSPMVGTAYWSPEPGAKPFIEVGSKVSAGQTLLIIEAMKTMNQIPSPRAGTVTQILIEDGQPVEFGEPLVIIE from the coding sequence ATGGCGCGCCAGCCCGAGAACAAAGCCGCGGACAAGTCCTCCGCAAACTCCATCAGCAACGACAGTGCGCTCATTCGCGAGCTCGCGCTGCTGCTGGACGAGACCAGCCTCACCGAAATCGAGATCGAGCGCGCCGGCCTGCGGGTGCGGGTGGCGCGCACCATCACGATGACGGCCTCGATGCCGGCGAATTATCAGGCCCCGGCTTCCGTTGGCGCCGGCGCGTCCGTGACGCCTGCCGCCGTTGCCGATCTGGCAAAACACCCGGGCGTGGTGCCCTCGCCGATGGTCGGTACGGCCTATTGGTCGCCCGAGCCCGGCGCCAAGCCGTTCATCGAGGTCGGCAGCAAGGTATCGGCCGGCCAGACGCTGCTGATCATCGAAGCGATGAAGACCATGAACCAGATTCCCTCGCCGCGCGCGGGCACCGTGACGCAGATTCTCATCGAAGACGGCCAGCCGGTCGAATTCGGCGAACCCCTCGTCATCATTGAATAA
- the aroQ gene encoding type II 3-dehydroquinate dehydratase translates to MAQASAARASAATIYVLNGPNLNLLGTREPETYGHATLADVEKLCAETAAQFGLKADCRQSNREGELIDFIHEARETKAAGIIINAGGYSHTSIALHDAIVGVKIPTVEVHVSNIHAREDFRHHSFTARAAFASLCGFGIDGYRLAINGLAAKIGAKAKT, encoded by the coding sequence ATGGCCCAAGCCTCCGCCGCAAGAGCCTCCGCCGCGACGATCTACGTGCTCAACGGCCCGAACCTCAATCTGCTGGGGACGCGCGAGCCGGAAACCTACGGCCACGCGACGCTCGCCGATGTCGAGAAGCTGTGCGCGGAAACCGCCGCGCAGTTCGGCCTCAAGGCTGATTGCCGGCAGTCGAACCGTGAAGGCGAGTTGATCGATTTCATCCACGAGGCGCGTGAGACAAAGGCGGCCGGCATCATCATCAACGCCGGCGGTTATTCGCACACCTCGATCGCGCTGCACGACGCCATCGTCGGGGTGAAAATTCCGACGGTTGAAGTACACGTCAGCAACATTCACGCCCGCGAGGATTTTCGGCATCATTCCTTCACCGCCAGGGCCGCCTTCGCGTCGCTATGCGGCTTCGGGATCGATGGCTACCGGCTCGCCATCAACGGCCTTGCCGCCAAAATCGGCGCCAAGGCCAAGACCTGA
- a CDS encoding DUF1236 domain-containing protein — MTNRFLISVAAAALIAGTGFANAQGMNREGSGAAGGAATQQTAPSSERAAPSGAMNHDSAGTKGAESSGTKGSEKSGMKAESNEKMPAAKSAQDTRPDTKGEKSKSISSENDSAKGGKDMKAEGRDSKSGTTAAEGRDSKSGTTNAAEGSKTNGNMNAQTKTGADTKAQTTTGNAATSATAAPPAEKRTQIVSAIKSEKIEETTNVNFNISVGATVPGTVRFHPLPARIVEIYPEWRGYDVIFVHGRYIIVRPQTHEIVYIIEG; from the coding sequence ATGACTAATCGCTTTTTGATTTCGGTCGCTGCGGCGGCGCTGATCGCCGGAACCGGTTTTGCCAATGCGCAGGGCATGAACCGTGAAGGCAGCGGCGCTGCTGGTGGTGCCGCAACTCAGCAGACCGCGCCTTCGTCGGAGCGCGCCGCTCCGTCCGGCGCCATGAACCACGACTCGGCCGGCACAAAGGGTGCGGAATCCTCCGGCACCAAGGGCTCTGAAAAATCCGGCATGAAGGCGGAGTCCAACGAGAAGATGCCGGCTGCGAAGAGCGCCCAGGATACCAGGCCAGACACTAAGGGCGAGAAGTCGAAGAGCATCAGCTCCGAGAACGACTCGGCCAAGGGCGGCAAGGACATGAAGGCGGAAGGCCGCGACAGCAAGTCCGGCACGACGGCTGCCGAGGGCCGCGACAGCAAGTCCGGCACCACGAACGCTGCTGAAGGTTCCAAGACCAACGGCAACATGAACGCTCAGACCAAGACCGGAGCGGACACGAAGGCGCAGACCACGACGGGCAACGCCGCCACGTCGGCGACCGCGGCGCCGCCGGCCGAGAAGCGCACCCAGATCGTTTCCGCCATCAAGTCGGAGAAGATCGAAGAGACCACCAACGTCAACTTCAACATTTCGGTTGGCGCCACTGTCCCCGGCACGGTGCGTTTCCATCCGCTGCCGGCCCGGATCGTCGAGATCTATCCGGAGTGGCGTGGCTATGACGTGATCTTCGTGCACGGCCGGTACATCATCGTCCGCCCGCAGACGCATGAGATCGTCTACATCATCGAAGGCTAA